In Quercus robur chromosome 11, dhQueRobu3.1, whole genome shotgun sequence, the following proteins share a genomic window:
- the LOC126705103 gene encoding flavin-containing monooxygenase FMO GS-OX4, with protein sequence MPQSPGHAPQPIVSRHVAVIGAGAAGLVTARELRREGHSVVVFERGDQVGGLWVYTPNVEFDQIGLDPTRTMVHSSVYHSLRTNLPRDSMGFSDYPFVAKDDPDRDPRLFPGHQEVMMYLQDFEREFGIDELVRFETEVAREIRGGRGEMEN encoded by the coding sequence ATGCCTCAAAGCCCAGGACACGCACCCCAGCCGATCGTATCACGCCACGTTGCAGTCATCGGCGCCGGCGCCGCAGGCCTCGTAACTGCTCGAGAGCTCCGCCGCGAGGGCCACAGCGTGGTGGTCTTCGAGCGTGGCGACCAGGTTGGTGGACTCTGGGTCTACACCCCGAATGTCGAATTCGACCAGATTGGACTCGACCCGACTCGGACCATGGTCCACTCCAGCGTCTACCACTCCCTCCGCACAAACCTCCCCCGAGACTCCATGGGCTTCTCGGACTACCCGTTCGTTGCCAAAGACGACCCGGACAGAGACCCGAGACTATTCCCGGGTCACCAAGAGGTTATGATGTATCTGCAAGACTTTGAGCGCGAGTTCGGGATTGATGAGTTGGTGAGGTTCGAAACGGAGGTTGCGCGTGAGATTCGTGGAGGAAGAGGAGAAATGGAAAATTAA
- the LOC126706166 gene encoding phenylcoumaran benzylic ether reductase Pyrc5-like: MAAKSKILVIGGTGYIGKFIVEASAKAGHPTFVLVRECSLSNHAKSKIINHLITLGAFFVFGDLYDHGSLVRAIKEVDVVISAIGYHDLADQDKIIAAIKEAGNVKRFFPSEFGNDAERCQAVEPIKTVSAIKSKIQQMIAAEKIPYTIVCSNCFSGFHLPTLAQTGASGPPRERVIILGDGNPKAIFNREEDIGTYTIRAVDDPRTLNKTLYIRPPGNICSFNDLVSLWEKKIGKTLKRIYLPEEQLLKNIKETSPPINVYLAVYHSIFVKGDQTNFEIEPSFGVEAAQLYPDVKYTPVDEFLNHFV; the protein is encoded by the exons ATGGCTGCAAAAAGCAAGATCTTGGTCATTGGAGGAACTGGGTACATTGGAAAATTCATAGTTGAAGCCAGTGCTAAGGCTGGCCATCCTACTTTTGTTCTTGTTCGAGAATGCTCCCTCTCTAACCATGCTAAATCCAAAATCATCAACCATTTAATCACCTTAGGAGCCTTCTTTGTCTTT GGAGATTTGTATGATCATGGGAGTTTGGTGAGGGCAATAAAGGAGGTGGATGTGGTTATTTCTGCGATTGGTTACCATGATTTGGCCGATCAAGATAAGATCATTGCTGCTATTAAAGAAGCTGGTAATGTTAAG AGATTCTTTCCTTCAGAATTTGGAAATGATGCAGAGCGTTGCCAAGCAGTTGAACCTATAAAAACAGTATCTGCCATTAAGTCTAAAATTCAACAAATGATTGCAGCTGAGAAAATTCCTTACACCATTGTGTGTTCCAACTGTTTTTCTGGCTTCCACCTCCCCACTTTGGCACAAACTGGAGCCTCAGGACCCCCCAGAGAAAGAGTCATTATCTTAGGGGATGGAAATCCAAAAG CAATTTTTAACAGAGAAGAGGACATTGGCACTTATACTATCAGAGCTGTGGATGATCCAAGAACCTTGAACAAAACTCTCTACATCAGACCTCCTGGAAACATCTGCTCATTCAATGATCTTGTGTCTTTGTGGGAGAAGAAGATTGGTAAAACCCTCAAGAGAATCTATCTTCCAGAGGAACAACTTCTAAAGAACATTAAAG AAACCTCACCTCCAATTAATGTGTACTTAGCAGTTTATCACTCTATCTTTGTGAAGGGAGATCAAACCAACTTTGAAATTGAGCCATCATTTGGAGTGGAAGCTGCACAGCTTTATCCCGATGTAAAATACACTCCAGTGGATGAGTTTCTCAATCATTTTGTCTAA
- the LOC126706164 gene encoding probable pinoresinol-lariciresinol reductase 3: protein MEKKSRILIIGVTGNLGFNLAKASLHFSHPTFVLFRDSAFSDPIKSQKLHSLSNSGATLLKGSLEDEASLIEAIKQVDVVVSAVSSKQVLAQKLLISAIKQAGCIKRFIPSEFGADPDKVQISNMAYNFYTEKAEIRRLVEAEGIPYTIISCNFFMSFLIPSLVQPDLETPPRDKATIFGYGDTKGVFVKESDVATFTISAVDDPRTLNKVVYLRPPGNVYSVNELIEIWESKIGKKLEKIYEPEEELLKKIKEIPYPENMKFIFLYSAFIKGDHTYFDIELSGGVDGTKLYPQLKYSTISEYLDTLL from the exons atggagaagaagagCAGAATACTGATAATTGGAGTGACAGGAAATCTGGGTTTCAACTTAGCCAAAGCCAGCCTCCATTTTTCTCACCCAACGTTCGTTCTTTTCAGAGACTCTGCTTTCTCTGACCCCATCAAATCTCAAAAGCTTCACTCCCTCTCCAACTCCGGAGCCACACTCCTCAAG GGTTCTCTGGAAGATGAAGCTAGCCTTATAGAGGCGATAAAGCAAGTGGATGTTGTTGTTTCTGCTGTTTCTTCTAAGCAGGTTCTTGCCCAGAAGCTTCTTATCTCAGCTATTAAACAAGCTGGCTGTATCAAG AGGTTCATTCCGTCAGAATTTGGAGCAGACCCAGATAAGGTTCAGATATCAAACATGGCATACAACTTCTACACAGAGAAAGCTGAAATTCGACGTCTTGTGGAAGCTGAAGGCATTCCCTACACTATCATTTCCTGCAACTTTTTTATGAGCTTTTTAATTCCTTCACTTGTTCAACCGGACCTAGAGACTCCTCCAAGGGACAAGGCCACCATCTTTGGCTATGGAGATACTAAAG GTGTCTTTGTGAAGGAAAGTGATGTTGCTACCTTCACAATTAGTGCAGTGGACGATCCACGCACGTTGAATAAGGTGGTGTATTTGAGGCCCCCAGGAAATGTGTACTCCGTCAATGAGCTGATTGAGATTTGGGAGAGTAAGATTGGGAAGAAGCTTGAGAAGATATATGAACCAGAAGAAGAGCTccttaagaaaataaaag AGATCCCATATCCCGAGAACATGAAGTTCATATTCCTATATTCTGCTTTCATAAAGGGTGATCATACATACTTTGATATCGAGTTGTCTGGTGGTGTTGACGGGACAAAACTATATCCACAACTGAAATACTCTACAATCAGCGAATATTTAGACACCTTACTGTAA
- the LOC126706165 gene encoding phenylcoumaran benzylic ether reductase Pyrc5-like: MEAKSKVLIIGGTGYFGKFIVEASAKSGYPTFAFVRESTLCNPAKTKIIHKFVALGISFLFGDLYDHRSLVRAIKEVDVVISTVGHHLLADQDKIIAAIKEAGNIKRFLPSEFGSDADRMHAVDPLRSTYALKARTRRMIEAEKIPYTFVSSNLFSSFFLPTLAQTGASGPPKEKVVILGDGNLKAIFNREEDIGIYTMRAVDDPRTLNKILYIKPPANIYSFNDLVSLWEKKIGKTLERIYVPEEQLLKNIKEASPPLNVIFSVYHSVFVKGDQTNFEIDPSFGVEASQLYPDVKYISVDEFLNHFV; encoded by the exons ATGGAGGCAAAAAGCAAGGTCCTGATCATTGGAGGAACTGGGTACTTCGgaaaattcattgttgaggccAGTGCTAAGTCTGGTTATCCTACATTTGCTTTTGTCCGAGAATCCACTCTCTGTAATCCTGCTAAGAccaaaatcatccacaaattTGTCGCCTTAGGCATCAGCTTTCTATTT GGAGATTTATACGATCATAGGAGTTTAGTGAGGGCAATAAAGGAGGTGGATGTGGTGATTTCTACGGTTGGTCACCATCTGTTGGCCGATCAAGATAAGATCATTGCTGCAATTAAAGAAGCTGGTAATATTAAG AGATTCTTGCCTTCAGAGTTTGGAAGTGATGCAGATCGTATGCATGCAGTTGATCCTTTAAGATCAACATATGCCCTTAAGGCTAGAACGCGTCGAATGATTGAGGCTGAGAAAATTCCTTACACCTTTGTGTCTTCCAACTTATTTTCTAGCTTCTTCCTCCCCACTTTGGCACAAACTGGAGCCTCAGGACCCCCCAAAGAAAAAGTTGTTATCTTAGGGGATGGAAATCTAAAAG CAATTTTTAACAGAGAAGAGGACATTGGCATCTATACCATGAGAGCTGTGGATGATCCAAGAACCTTGAACAAAATTCTCTACATCAAACCTCCTGCCAACATCTACTCATTCAATGATCTTGTGTCTTTGTGGGAGAAAAAGATTGGTAAAACCCTTGAGAGAATCTATGTTCCAGAGGAGCAACTTCTAAAGAACATTAAAG AGGCCTCACCTCCACTGAATGTGATCTTCTCAGTTTATCATTCTGTCTTTGTGAAAGGAGATCAAACAAACTTTGAAATTGATCCATCATTTGGAGTGGAAGCTTCACAGCTTTATCCTGATGTTAAATACATTTCAGTTGATGAGTTTCTCAATCATTTTGTCTAA
- the LOC126706952 gene encoding syntaxin-112-like produces the protein MNDLMTKSFLSYVELKKQAMKDLEADQDIEMGKLDPADEQNLSQFFEEVAAIKADMEEITNLLLNLQDLNEETKSSHSAKVLRGIRDRINSDMVMVLRKAKAIKARLESLDRSNQANRNVSVEYKEGSPVDRTRILVTNGLRVKLKDMMNDFQSLREKIVKEHKEGLKRRYYAATGEEPSEEDVDKMILEGGQVNVFEGRADLIMENKERHEALKEIQRSLTELHQVFLDMAVLVETQGEQINDIEENVARTAAYIDGGTNKLFDANQMKKKRRKWAYWIGALVLVLLLICFISIVAS, from the coding sequence ATGAATGACCTTATGACAAAATCGTTTCTTAGTTACGTGGAGCTTAAGAAACAGGCCATGAAAGACCTAGAAGCCGATCAGGATATCGAGATGGGAAAACTTGACCCCGCTGATGAACAGAACCTCTCACAATTTTTCGAAGAAGTGGCTGCAATCAAAGCTGACATGGAAGAGATCACCAATCTTCTTCTTAACCTTCAAGACCTCAATGAAGAGACTAAGTCTAGTCACAGTGCTAAAGTTCTTAGAGGGATAAGAGATAGGATTAACTCAGACATGGTCATGGTTCTTCGGAAAGCAAAAGCTATAAAAGCAAGATTGGAGTCACTTGATCGGTCTAATCAAGCTAATCGTAATGTTTCGGTGGAATACAAAGAAGGAAGTCCAGTTGATCGAACAAGGATTTTGGTGACTAATGGTTTGAGAGTCAAATTGAAGGATATGATGAATGACTTTCAATCTTTGAGAGAAAAGATTGTTAAAGAGCACAAAGAAGGACTAAAGAGGAGGTATTATGCTGCCACCGGAGAGGAACCAAGTGAGGAAGATGTTGATAAGATGATTTTGGAAGGTGGGCAGGTCAATGTTTTTGAAGGGAGGGCAGATTTGATAATGGAGAATAAGGAAAGGCATGAGGCTTTGAAGGAGATACAGAGGAGCTTGACAGAGCTTCATCAAGTTTTTCTAGACATGGCTGTGTTGGTGGAAACACAAGGGGAACAGATTAATGATATTGAAGAGAATGTGGCTCGCACAGCGGCTTACATTGATGGTGGAACCAATAAACTCTTCGATGCtaatcagatgaagaagaaaagaagaaaatgggCTTATTGGATAGGTGCTTTGGTGCTGGTTTTGTTGCTGATATGCTTTATTTCCATCGTAGCTTCTTGA